One window from the genome of Oryza glaberrima chromosome 3, OglaRS2, whole genome shotgun sequence encodes:
- the LOC127767406 gene encoding uncharacterized protein LOC127767406 isoform X1, producing the protein MMAGGGGGGGGGGGTLAAAMARAAPGAAAIPAGAVARAEEAAGEVVRRVRPTEASERRRAAVVGYARRLVGAALGCEVFAYGSVPLKTYLPDGDVDLTVLGNTSYGSTLIDDIYHILQSEEQNCDAEFEVKDLQLINAEVRLIKCTIENIVVDISFNQTGGICALCFLELVDRKVGKNHLVKNSIILIKAWCYYESRLLGAHHGLISTYALETLILYIFNLFHKSLHGPLEVLYRFLEYFSKFDWDNYCISLNGPVALSSLPNQIVEATNTPGSDLLFDKEFLNNSVQKTDSNACNTEFRSKYLNIIDPLKEHNNLGRSVNKASFNRIRTAFSYGAQKLGQVLLLQPELIPDEIYGFFKNTLNRIGSGVRPDIGDESYNDAFRCESFLGPGKALWDEMSSMKISCNNQDENRGPHHLSKCLVNNDSYATLNVPTHFHGDHMVASSTDLSLKSSCFIQETPNQYPLFYLEDGNGSSEQYLDHEMVEQASCCTAETCHANEEPSMHPQVYPNNTLHTFYSSLANNLEYSKSGQSDMTNSSINVAHEEKQKFSPSPLSLVDLSGDLDLQLRCLRQVQYHLEYMFDGFLQSVQEASSDCKVARDSFEIPAVNITSNSDVVLPGLLSPSSTETDERRLSPVSSSHSTEDSSQQSHDESNWGASCQQNFLLIPSQTIAPTNGLSPCSSYANSDNSVQLYDSSDDISNMHETDQHILQKHMVSLGQNKTLINRQVRVKSNQASVPKGKFSICKEQITQDTATKDIKLSRHLRVKDSEHEYISTAKKISSYNCDTCLECVKPESEAMIPRHYKHARSSKNSFEHRIYDIDMGFARSGSPRNQMPKYQSLKNQDMSSLNVQKEHEINWPRKQMPSELLKLQNSLRGRACSKKKLAAKQINNNHKEHLSFVRDPEQMPYNQVNSNKEFETVGKSSQLLPRVQLSLHNDRSLTASTCQSSFPVTKGSTQFNNLEMPSLENIEFGTLGSFSLTLVSPKSNKIPNTHSTSKTCADAAALALQSHPTQSRSPGFYKVGDEDHFPPLRAGTR; encoded by the exons atgatggcgggcggtggaggagggggagggggagggggtgggacgctggcggcggcgatggcgagggcggcgccgggggcggcggcgatcccggcgggggcggtggcgcgcgcggaggaggcggcgggcgaggtggtGCGGCGGGTGCGGCCCACGGAGGCATCcgagcggcgccgcgcggcggtcGTCGGGTACGCGCGGaggctcgtcggcgccgcgctCGGCTGCGAG GTCTTTGCATATGGATCAGTTCCATTGAAGACTTACCTTCCTGATGGGGACGTTGATCTGACTGTACTCGGCAATACATCTTATGGTAGTACTTTAATTGATGATATCTACCACATCCTTCAGTCAGAAGAGCAGAATTGCGATGCTGAATTTGAAGTAAAGGACTTGCAACTGATCAATGCGGAG GTCAGACTTATTAAATGCACTATTGAAAATATTGTCGTTGACATCTCATTCAACCAAACTGGTGGAATCTGCGCACTTTGCTTCCTTGAGCTG GTTGACCGTAAAGTTGGAAAAAATCATCTAGTCAAGAATAGCATTATATTAATCAAGGCATGGTGTTATTATGAAAGTCGTCTACTAGGAGCTCATCATGGACTGATATCAACTTACGCACTGGAAACTCTTATTCTTTACATATTCAATCTATTCCACAAATCTCTCCATGGCCCTCTGGAG GTTTTATATAGGTTTCTGGAGTATTTCAGCAAGTTTGACTGGGACAACTATTGCATAAGTTTAAATGGCCCTGTTGCATTATCGTCTTTGCCAAATCAAATTG TCGAAGCAACAAATACACCTGGCAGTGATTTGTTGTTTGACAAAGAGTTCCTCAATAACTCGGTGCAAAAAACAGATTCTAATGCATGCAATACTGAGTTCCGTTCAAAATATCTGAACATAATTGATCCACTAAAGGAGCACAACAATCTTGGCAGAAGTGTGAACAAAG CCAGCTTTAATCGTATTCGGACTGCTTTTTCGTATGGTGCTCAGAAGCTTGGTCAAGTTCTCTTGTTACAACCAGAACTTATTCCTGATGAAATTTATGGATTTTTCAAGAATACATTGAATAGGATTGGAAGTGGAGTAAGGCCAGACATTGGAGATGAAAGCTATAATGATGCATTTCGTTGTGAGTCCTTCCTTGGTCCTGGCAAGGCATTGTGGGACGAGATGTCGAGCATGAAAATTTCCTGCAATAATCAAGATGAGAACAGAGGTCCTCACCATCTTTCGAAGTGCTTAGTTAACAATGACTCATATGCCACCTTGAATGTGCCTACACATTTTCATGGAGATCACATGGTAGCATCAAGTACTGATTTGAGTCTAAAATCGTCCTGTTTCATCCAAGAGACACCAAATCAGTATCCTTTGTTTTACCTAGAAGATGGCAATGGTAGCAGCGAACAGTACTTGGACCATGAAATGGTGGAACAGGCATCTTGTTGTACAGCTGAAACCTGCCATGCGAATGAAGAACCATCAATGCATCCACAAGTTTATCCAAACAATACGTTACATACATTTTACTCAAGTTTGGCCAATAATTTGGAATATTCCAAATCTGGTCAGTCAGACATGACAAATTCGAGTATAAATGTTGCCCAtgaggaaaaacaaaaattttctccCTCCCCATTGAGCTTGGTGGATCTATCAGGTGATCTAGATTTGCAATTGAGATGCCTCCGCCAAGTTCAGTATCACCTAGAATACATGTTTGATGGTTTTTTGCAGTCTGTTCAAGAAGCATCTTCTGACTGTAAGGTTGCAAGGGACTCGTTTGAAATTCCAGCTGttaacatcacatcgaattctGATGTGGTGCTGCCAGGTCTGTTATCACCTTCATCTACTGAAACTGATGAGAGGAGATTATCTCCAGTTTCCTCTTCTCATAGCACCGAAGATTCTTCACAGCAGTCACATGATGAGAGCAACTGGGGTGCGTCTTGTCAGCAGAACTTTTTATTAATACCCTCTCAAACAATTGCTCCAACCAATGGACTGTCACCATGTTCTTCTTATGCTAATTCAGATAATTCTGTTCAATTGTATGATAGCTCAGATGATATCTCCAATATGCATGAAACAGATCAACATATTCTCCAAAAG CACATGGTATCTTTAGGACAGAACAAGACACTAATCAATCGACAAGTGAGAGTTAAAAGCAATCAAGCATCAGttccaaaaggaaaattttccatttGTAAGGAGCAAATAACACAAGACACTGCAACCAAGGACATAAAGTTAAGCCGGCATTTGAGAGTCAAGGACAGTGAGCATGAATATATAAGCACTGCTAAGAAGATTTCGAGCTATAATTGTGACACTTGCTTAGAATGTGTCAAACCTGAAAGTGAAGCAATGATACCAAGGCATTACAAGCATGCCCGCTCAAGCAAGAACTCATTTGAGCATCGGATTTATGATATTGACATGGGGTTTGCCCGATCTGGTAGTCCAAGGAATCAAATGCCAAAATATCAATCACTGAAGAATCAGGATATGTCAAGCTTAAATGTCCAAAAAGAGCATGAAATTAACTGGCCCAGAAAACAAATGCCATCCGAGCTGTTGAAGCTCCAAAACAGTCTACGTGGCAGGGCTTGCTCAAAAAAGAAATTAGCTgcaaaacaaattaacaataATCACAAAGAACATCTATCTTTTGTAAGGGATCCAGAACAGATGCCATATAATCAGGTTAACTCAAACAAAGAGTTTGAGACTGTTGGCAAATCCAGCCAATTATTGCCACGGGTACAGCTCTCTCTTCATAACGACAGAAGCCTTACAGCATCTACTTGTCAGTCCTCATTCCCTGTGACAAAAGGATCTACTCAATTCAACAACTTGGAGATGCCTTCACTAGAAAATATTGAGTTTGGAACTTTGGGGTCTTTTTCATTGACACTTGTGTCACCAAAATCGAATAAGATTCCCAACACACACTCAACCAGTAAGACATGTGCCGATGCTGCTGCATTGGCATTGCAAAGCCATCCAACACAAAGCAG GTCACCAGGATTCTACAAAGTTGGAGATGAAGATCACTTCCCACCTCTCCGTGCTGGGACTCGCTGA
- the LOC127767406 gene encoding uncharacterized protein LOC127767406 isoform X2 — protein MMAGGGGGGGGGGGTLAAAMARAAPGAAAIPAGAVARAEEAAGEVVRRVRPTEASERRRAAVVGYARRLVGAALGCEVFAYGSVPLKTYLPDGDVDLTVLGNTSYGSTLIDDIYHILQSEEQNCDAEFEVKDLQLINAEVRLIKCTIENIVVDISFNQTGGICALCFLELVDRKVGKNHLVKNSIILIKAWCYYESRLLGAHHGLISTYALETLILYIFNLFHKSLHGPLEVLYRFLEYFSKFDWDNYCISLNGPVALSSLPNQIVEATNTPGSDLLFDKEFLNNSVQKTDSNACNTEFRSKYLNIIDPLKEHNNLGRSVNKASFNRIRTAFSYGAQKLGQVLLLQPELIPDEIYGFFKNTLNRIGSGVRPDIGDESYNDAFRCESFLGPGKALWDEMSSMKISCNNQDENRGPHHLSKCLVNNDSYATLNVPTHFHGDHMVASSTDLSLKSSCFIQETPNQYPLFYLEDGNGSSEQYLDHEMVEQASCCTAETCHANEEPSMHPQVYPNNTLHTFYSSLANNLEYSKSGQSDMTNSSINVAHEEKQKFSPSPLSLVDLSGDLDLQLRCLRQVQYHLEYMFDGFLQSVQEASSDCKVARDSFEIPAVNITSNSDVVLPGLLSPSSTETDERRLSPVSSSHSTEDSSQQSHDESNWDNSVQLYDSSDDISNMHETDQHILQKHMVSLGQNKTLINRQVRVKSNQASVPKGKFSICKEQITQDTATKDIKLSRHLRVKDSEHEYISTAKKISSYNCDTCLECVKPESEAMIPRHYKHARSSKNSFEHRIYDIDMGFARSGSPRNQMPKYQSLKNQDMSSLNVQKEHEINWPRKQMPSELLKLQNSLRGRACSKKKLAAKQINNNHKEHLSFVRDPEQMPYNQVNSNKEFETVGKSSQLLPRVQLSLHNDRSLTASTCQSSFPVTKGSTQFNNLEMPSLENIEFGTLGSFSLTLVSPKSNKIPNTHSTSKTCADAAALALQSHPTQSRSPGFYKVGDEDHFPPLRAGTR, from the exons atgatggcgggcggtggaggagggggagggggagggggtgggacgctggcggcggcgatggcgagggcggcgccgggggcggcggcgatcccggcgggggcggtggcgcgcgcggaggaggcggcgggcgaggtggtGCGGCGGGTGCGGCCCACGGAGGCATCcgagcggcgccgcgcggcggtcGTCGGGTACGCGCGGaggctcgtcggcgccgcgctCGGCTGCGAG GTCTTTGCATATGGATCAGTTCCATTGAAGACTTACCTTCCTGATGGGGACGTTGATCTGACTGTACTCGGCAATACATCTTATGGTAGTACTTTAATTGATGATATCTACCACATCCTTCAGTCAGAAGAGCAGAATTGCGATGCTGAATTTGAAGTAAAGGACTTGCAACTGATCAATGCGGAG GTCAGACTTATTAAATGCACTATTGAAAATATTGTCGTTGACATCTCATTCAACCAAACTGGTGGAATCTGCGCACTTTGCTTCCTTGAGCTG GTTGACCGTAAAGTTGGAAAAAATCATCTAGTCAAGAATAGCATTATATTAATCAAGGCATGGTGTTATTATGAAAGTCGTCTACTAGGAGCTCATCATGGACTGATATCAACTTACGCACTGGAAACTCTTATTCTTTACATATTCAATCTATTCCACAAATCTCTCCATGGCCCTCTGGAG GTTTTATATAGGTTTCTGGAGTATTTCAGCAAGTTTGACTGGGACAACTATTGCATAAGTTTAAATGGCCCTGTTGCATTATCGTCTTTGCCAAATCAAATTG TCGAAGCAACAAATACACCTGGCAGTGATTTGTTGTTTGACAAAGAGTTCCTCAATAACTCGGTGCAAAAAACAGATTCTAATGCATGCAATACTGAGTTCCGTTCAAAATATCTGAACATAATTGATCCACTAAAGGAGCACAACAATCTTGGCAGAAGTGTGAACAAAG CCAGCTTTAATCGTATTCGGACTGCTTTTTCGTATGGTGCTCAGAAGCTTGGTCAAGTTCTCTTGTTACAACCAGAACTTATTCCTGATGAAATTTATGGATTTTTCAAGAATACATTGAATAGGATTGGAAGTGGAGTAAGGCCAGACATTGGAGATGAAAGCTATAATGATGCATTTCGTTGTGAGTCCTTCCTTGGTCCTGGCAAGGCATTGTGGGACGAGATGTCGAGCATGAAAATTTCCTGCAATAATCAAGATGAGAACAGAGGTCCTCACCATCTTTCGAAGTGCTTAGTTAACAATGACTCATATGCCACCTTGAATGTGCCTACACATTTTCATGGAGATCACATGGTAGCATCAAGTACTGATTTGAGTCTAAAATCGTCCTGTTTCATCCAAGAGACACCAAATCAGTATCCTTTGTTTTACCTAGAAGATGGCAATGGTAGCAGCGAACAGTACTTGGACCATGAAATGGTGGAACAGGCATCTTGTTGTACAGCTGAAACCTGCCATGCGAATGAAGAACCATCAATGCATCCACAAGTTTATCCAAACAATACGTTACATACATTTTACTCAAGTTTGGCCAATAATTTGGAATATTCCAAATCTGGTCAGTCAGACATGACAAATTCGAGTATAAATGTTGCCCAtgaggaaaaacaaaaattttctccCTCCCCATTGAGCTTGGTGGATCTATCAGGTGATCTAGATTTGCAATTGAGATGCCTCCGCCAAGTTCAGTATCACCTAGAATACATGTTTGATGGTTTTTTGCAGTCTGTTCAAGAAGCATCTTCTGACTGTAAGGTTGCAAGGGACTCGTTTGAAATTCCAGCTGttaacatcacatcgaattctGATGTGGTGCTGCCAGGTCTGTTATCACCTTCATCTACTGAAACTGATGAGAGGAGATTATCTCCAGTTTCCTCTTCTCATAGCACCGAAGATTCTTCACAGCAGTCACATGATGAGAGCAACTGGG ATAATTCTGTTCAATTGTATGATAGCTCAGATGATATCTCCAATATGCATGAAACAGATCAACATATTCTCCAAAAG CACATGGTATCTTTAGGACAGAACAAGACACTAATCAATCGACAAGTGAGAGTTAAAAGCAATCAAGCATCAGttccaaaaggaaaattttccatttGTAAGGAGCAAATAACACAAGACACTGCAACCAAGGACATAAAGTTAAGCCGGCATTTGAGAGTCAAGGACAGTGAGCATGAATATATAAGCACTGCTAAGAAGATTTCGAGCTATAATTGTGACACTTGCTTAGAATGTGTCAAACCTGAAAGTGAAGCAATGATACCAAGGCATTACAAGCATGCCCGCTCAAGCAAGAACTCATTTGAGCATCGGATTTATGATATTGACATGGGGTTTGCCCGATCTGGTAGTCCAAGGAATCAAATGCCAAAATATCAATCACTGAAGAATCAGGATATGTCAAGCTTAAATGTCCAAAAAGAGCATGAAATTAACTGGCCCAGAAAACAAATGCCATCCGAGCTGTTGAAGCTCCAAAACAGTCTACGTGGCAGGGCTTGCTCAAAAAAGAAATTAGCTgcaaaacaaattaacaataATCACAAAGAACATCTATCTTTTGTAAGGGATCCAGAACAGATGCCATATAATCAGGTTAACTCAAACAAAGAGTTTGAGACTGTTGGCAAATCCAGCCAATTATTGCCACGGGTACAGCTCTCTCTTCATAACGACAGAAGCCTTACAGCATCTACTTGTCAGTCCTCATTCCCTGTGACAAAAGGATCTACTCAATTCAACAACTTGGAGATGCCTTCACTAGAAAATATTGAGTTTGGAACTTTGGGGTCTTTTTCATTGACACTTGTGTCACCAAAATCGAATAAGATTCCCAACACACACTCAACCAGTAAGACATGTGCCGATGCTGCTGCATTGGCATTGCAAAGCCATCCAACACAAAGCAG GTCACCAGGATTCTACAAAGTTGGAGATGAAGATCACTTCCCACCTCTCCGTGCTGGGACTCGCTGA
- the LOC127767406 gene encoding uncharacterized protein LOC127767406 isoform X3 codes for MMAGGGGGGGGGGGTLAAAMARAAPGAAAIPAGAVARAEEAAGEVVRRVRPTEASERRRAAVVGYARRLVGAALGCEVFAYGSVPLKTYLPDGDVDLTVLGNTSYGSTLIDDIYHILQSEEQNCDAEFEVKDLQLINAEVRLIKCTIENIVVDISFNQTGGICALCFLELVDRKVGKNHLVKNSIILIKAWCYYESRLLGAHHGLISTYALETLILYIFNLFHKSLHGPLEVLYRFLEYFSKFDWDNYCISLNGPVALSSLPNQIVEATNTPGSDLLFDKEFLNNSVQKTDSNACNTEFRSKYLNIIDPLKEHNNLGRSVNKASFNRIRTAFSYGAQKLGQVLLLQPELIPDEIYGFFKNTLNRIGSGVRPDIGDESYNDAFRCESFLGPGKALWDEMSSMKISCNNQDENRGPHHLSKCLVNNDSYATLNVPTHFHGDHMVASSTDLSLKSSCFIQETPNQYPLFYLEDGNGSSEQYLDHEMVEQASCCTAETCHANEEPSMHPQVYPNNTLHTFYSSLANNLEYSKSGQSDMTNSSINVAHEEKQKFSPSPLSLVDLSGDLDLQLRCLRQVQYHLEYMFDGFLQSVQEASSDCKVARDSFEIPAVNITSNSDVVLPGLLSPSSTETDERRLSPVSSSHSTEDSSQQSHDESNWDDISNMHETDQHILQKHMVSLGQNKTLINRQVRVKSNQASVPKGKFSICKEQITQDTATKDIKLSRHLRVKDSEHEYISTAKKISSYNCDTCLECVKPESEAMIPRHYKHARSSKNSFEHRIYDIDMGFARSGSPRNQMPKYQSLKNQDMSSLNVQKEHEINWPRKQMPSELLKLQNSLRGRACSKKKLAAKQINNNHKEHLSFVRDPEQMPYNQVNSNKEFETVGKSSQLLPRVQLSLHNDRSLTASTCQSSFPVTKGSTQFNNLEMPSLENIEFGTLGSFSLTLVSPKSNKIPNTHSTSKTCADAAALALQSHPTQSRSPGFYKVGDEDHFPPLRAGTR; via the exons atgatggcgggcggtggaggagggggagggggagggggtgggacgctggcggcggcgatggcgagggcggcgccgggggcggcggcgatcccggcgggggcggtggcgcgcgcggaggaggcggcgggcgaggtggtGCGGCGGGTGCGGCCCACGGAGGCATCcgagcggcgccgcgcggcggtcGTCGGGTACGCGCGGaggctcgtcggcgccgcgctCGGCTGCGAG GTCTTTGCATATGGATCAGTTCCATTGAAGACTTACCTTCCTGATGGGGACGTTGATCTGACTGTACTCGGCAATACATCTTATGGTAGTACTTTAATTGATGATATCTACCACATCCTTCAGTCAGAAGAGCAGAATTGCGATGCTGAATTTGAAGTAAAGGACTTGCAACTGATCAATGCGGAG GTCAGACTTATTAAATGCACTATTGAAAATATTGTCGTTGACATCTCATTCAACCAAACTGGTGGAATCTGCGCACTTTGCTTCCTTGAGCTG GTTGACCGTAAAGTTGGAAAAAATCATCTAGTCAAGAATAGCATTATATTAATCAAGGCATGGTGTTATTATGAAAGTCGTCTACTAGGAGCTCATCATGGACTGATATCAACTTACGCACTGGAAACTCTTATTCTTTACATATTCAATCTATTCCACAAATCTCTCCATGGCCCTCTGGAG GTTTTATATAGGTTTCTGGAGTATTTCAGCAAGTTTGACTGGGACAACTATTGCATAAGTTTAAATGGCCCTGTTGCATTATCGTCTTTGCCAAATCAAATTG TCGAAGCAACAAATACACCTGGCAGTGATTTGTTGTTTGACAAAGAGTTCCTCAATAACTCGGTGCAAAAAACAGATTCTAATGCATGCAATACTGAGTTCCGTTCAAAATATCTGAACATAATTGATCCACTAAAGGAGCACAACAATCTTGGCAGAAGTGTGAACAAAG CCAGCTTTAATCGTATTCGGACTGCTTTTTCGTATGGTGCTCAGAAGCTTGGTCAAGTTCTCTTGTTACAACCAGAACTTATTCCTGATGAAATTTATGGATTTTTCAAGAATACATTGAATAGGATTGGAAGTGGAGTAAGGCCAGACATTGGAGATGAAAGCTATAATGATGCATTTCGTTGTGAGTCCTTCCTTGGTCCTGGCAAGGCATTGTGGGACGAGATGTCGAGCATGAAAATTTCCTGCAATAATCAAGATGAGAACAGAGGTCCTCACCATCTTTCGAAGTGCTTAGTTAACAATGACTCATATGCCACCTTGAATGTGCCTACACATTTTCATGGAGATCACATGGTAGCATCAAGTACTGATTTGAGTCTAAAATCGTCCTGTTTCATCCAAGAGACACCAAATCAGTATCCTTTGTTTTACCTAGAAGATGGCAATGGTAGCAGCGAACAGTACTTGGACCATGAAATGGTGGAACAGGCATCTTGTTGTACAGCTGAAACCTGCCATGCGAATGAAGAACCATCAATGCATCCACAAGTTTATCCAAACAATACGTTACATACATTTTACTCAAGTTTGGCCAATAATTTGGAATATTCCAAATCTGGTCAGTCAGACATGACAAATTCGAGTATAAATGTTGCCCAtgaggaaaaacaaaaattttctccCTCCCCATTGAGCTTGGTGGATCTATCAGGTGATCTAGATTTGCAATTGAGATGCCTCCGCCAAGTTCAGTATCACCTAGAATACATGTTTGATGGTTTTTTGCAGTCTGTTCAAGAAGCATCTTCTGACTGTAAGGTTGCAAGGGACTCGTTTGAAATTCCAGCTGttaacatcacatcgaattctGATGTGGTGCTGCCAGGTCTGTTATCACCTTCATCTACTGAAACTGATGAGAGGAGATTATCTCCAGTTTCCTCTTCTCATAGCACCGAAGATTCTTCACAGCAGTCACATGATGAGAGCAACTGGG ATGATATCTCCAATATGCATGAAACAGATCAACATATTCTCCAAAAG CACATGGTATCTTTAGGACAGAACAAGACACTAATCAATCGACAAGTGAGAGTTAAAAGCAATCAAGCATCAGttccaaaaggaaaattttccatttGTAAGGAGCAAATAACACAAGACACTGCAACCAAGGACATAAAGTTAAGCCGGCATTTGAGAGTCAAGGACAGTGAGCATGAATATATAAGCACTGCTAAGAAGATTTCGAGCTATAATTGTGACACTTGCTTAGAATGTGTCAAACCTGAAAGTGAAGCAATGATACCAAGGCATTACAAGCATGCCCGCTCAAGCAAGAACTCATTTGAGCATCGGATTTATGATATTGACATGGGGTTTGCCCGATCTGGTAGTCCAAGGAATCAAATGCCAAAATATCAATCACTGAAGAATCAGGATATGTCAAGCTTAAATGTCCAAAAAGAGCATGAAATTAACTGGCCCAGAAAACAAATGCCATCCGAGCTGTTGAAGCTCCAAAACAGTCTACGTGGCAGGGCTTGCTCAAAAAAGAAATTAGCTgcaaaacaaattaacaataATCACAAAGAACATCTATCTTTTGTAAGGGATCCAGAACAGATGCCATATAATCAGGTTAACTCAAACAAAGAGTTTGAGACTGTTGGCAAATCCAGCCAATTATTGCCACGGGTACAGCTCTCTCTTCATAACGACAGAAGCCTTACAGCATCTACTTGTCAGTCCTCATTCCCTGTGACAAAAGGATCTACTCAATTCAACAACTTGGAGATGCCTTCACTAGAAAATATTGAGTTTGGAACTTTGGGGTCTTTTTCATTGACACTTGTGTCACCAAAATCGAATAAGATTCCCAACACACACTCAACCAGTAAGACATGTGCCGATGCTGCTGCATTGGCATTGCAAAGCCATCCAACACAAAGCAG GTCACCAGGATTCTACAAAGTTGGAGATGAAGATCACTTCCCACCTCTCCGTGCTGGGACTCGCTGA